The Microbulbifer sp. YPW1 genome contains a region encoding:
- the gspJ gene encoding type II secretion system minor pseudopilin GspJ yields MSHLRKTPARGFTLIEIMVVLVIVSIIGIGSYSLLETFFTTDRVLTARADEMRRLSMAMYRLDDDLRQLTVRPVKNAYSGYEPAFQGVTNEFEFTRLGAANLTREPRGNVQRLHYGLGYPDEDAVSRFERDPDDDTALLLRSRWQILDRGPDSEPIAEPILDGIVDLNVRYYDRDTRTWLAQWPPASSTTTPGAVDLRLPLAIEITLLTRTGGEMRRVFPLPEYTVSAGGGSSSGGTASSGGSTSSGGGSTGSSGGAGSGGSTGSSGGTGDGNRDSDSDRGEGQ; encoded by the coding sequence ATGAGCCATCTTCGCAAGACGCCGGCCCGCGGCTTCACCCTGATCGAGATCATGGTGGTGCTGGTGATTGTGTCGATCATCGGCATTGGTTCCTATTCCCTGCTGGAAACTTTCTTCACCACCGACCGGGTGTTGACCGCGCGCGCCGATGAGATGCGGCGCTTGTCCATGGCCATGTACCGCCTGGACGATGATCTGCGGCAGCTCACGGTGAGGCCGGTTAAGAACGCCTATAGCGGCTATGAACCGGCGTTTCAGGGCGTCACCAACGAATTTGAATTTACCCGTCTGGGGGCTGCCAACCTTACGCGCGAGCCGCGCGGCAACGTTCAGCGTCTGCACTACGGACTGGGCTACCCGGATGAGGACGCAGTGAGTCGCTTCGAGCGCGACCCGGACGACGACACCGCACTGCTGTTGCGCAGCCGTTGGCAGATTCTGGACCGGGGGCCGGATTCCGAGCCCATTGCCGAGCCGATTCTGGACGGCATCGTCGATCTGAATGTGCGCTACTACGACCGCGATACCCGCACCTGGTTGGCCCAGTGGCCGCCGGCTTCCTCGACCACAACGCCGGGTGCGGTGGATTTACGTCTTCCGCTGGCGATTGAGATAACCCTGCTCACCCGCACTGGCGGTGAGATGCGGCGAGTATTTCCCCTGCCCGAATACACGGTTTCTGCGGGTGGGGGCAGCTCGTCTGGCGGGACCGCGAGCTCGGGGGGCAGCACCAGTTCCGGCGGCGGAAGCACCGGGAGTTCCGGTGGTGCGGGCAGTGGGGGAAGTACCGGGTCCAGCGGCGGAACGGGTGATGGGAATCGCGATTCCGACAGCGACCGCGGGGAGGGCCAATGA
- the gspK gene encoding type II secretion system minor pseudopilin GspK, which yields MIVRTLKRQRGVALITVLLVMVIAVAAVTHAVTRNRLAISRTSAILANTQLAEFVHGAEAWAIIALEQDFADDLTAAAASDNLQEPWAQKMLEFNPGNGKIRIRIKDLQSCFNVNNLTESRAGGAGSRGGSGAAGSGYSSVLQRLVRNLGGRNETALAIVDWIDPGDTPLASGTEDTGYLGLEVAYRTPDTFITDVSELSAGQGIEPEEWRAIEPELCALPESSTKVNVNTASEALLSAMYPSANIAGLINQREGGMFFTQMADLTPFSVTGGGELDFNSAYYVAHIAVQLGPEHRQYWESTLKLDTTTGAVKVIQRQRREFSGQLLQELLGD from the coding sequence ATGATCGTGCGCACACTGAAACGCCAGCGCGGCGTGGCACTGATCACTGTACTGCTGGTGATGGTTATAGCGGTGGCTGCAGTCACTCATGCGGTGACGCGGAACCGCTTGGCGATTTCCCGCACCAGCGCAATCCTGGCGAACACCCAGCTGGCGGAATTTGTACACGGTGCCGAGGCCTGGGCCATTATCGCGCTGGAGCAGGACTTCGCCGATGACCTCACGGCGGCCGCCGCCAGTGACAATCTTCAGGAGCCCTGGGCTCAGAAGATGCTCGAGTTCAACCCGGGAAATGGAAAGATCCGTATACGAATCAAAGACTTGCAGTCTTGTTTTAATGTAAACAATTTAACGGAGAGTCGAGCTGGTGGCGCGGGTAGTAGGGGCGGAAGCGGTGCTGCCGGTAGCGGCTACAGCAGTGTGCTGCAACGCCTGGTGCGTAATCTCGGCGGGCGCAATGAAACCGCCCTGGCCATCGTCGACTGGATCGACCCCGGAGACACGCCGCTGGCATCCGGCACTGAGGACACCGGTTATCTGGGCCTGGAAGTGGCCTACCGCACGCCGGACACATTTATCACCGACGTTTCCGAGCTAAGCGCCGGGCAGGGGATCGAGCCCGAAGAGTGGCGTGCGATCGAGCCGGAGCTTTGCGCGTTGCCCGAGTCCTCTACCAAGGTCAATGTAAACACTGCGTCCGAGGCGTTGCTGTCGGCAATGTATCCCTCGGCAAATATCGCAGGGCTGATCAACCAGCGTGAGGGTGGAATGTTTTTTACCCAAATGGCGGATCTGACGCCATTTAGCGTTACCGGTGGGGGCGAACTGGATTTCAACAGCGCGTATTATGTCGCGCATATTGCTGTGCAACTGGGCCCGGAACACCGGCAGTACTGGGAGTCGACCCTGAAGCTCGATACCACTACCGGTGCAGTCAAAGTCATACAACGCCAAAGACGCGAATTTTCCGGGCAATTATTGCAGGAGTTACTGGGGGACTAA
- the gspL gene encoding type II secretion system protein GspL — protein sequence MKLLRLREPVAGSHSGEQVLAAGSVLLQRWQQGEWQDVATDAAFQLAFAADTPDSGYQIDESQTGVDTPESGDHVDGLAFEPEERAIILIPGSWVWNGLETIPRAARRQSSAVGYMVEEQLAEDVEDLHFVCEPVSGDLCSVMAVASDKLAALKGQVERLGWPVIAAIPEYRILADTDKRSAVWLDAERAHFWQACGKGMSVARPLAGVIAETLFAPVEETVEEGPGSPEADDGSDLRVLGDATELELATFQQLAEVASIEESPETAFLASVGAVVPGNLLSGDFQIALKSDAGPWWKKPAIAVAACFVLQLVFFVGAGIYYKVQAGKADEAAKALFTEIFPGDSPSADLRRQITGYLNQASGGGGEFAGQLQQLSKVWTTGKPGELKLQSLRFDGNRGELVLQLRAANLGQLDSVVGKLSSGQFKAELLAANELEEGVSGRIRLR from the coding sequence ATGAAATTACTAAGGCTGCGCGAGCCGGTTGCCGGTTCGCACAGTGGTGAACAGGTGCTCGCAGCGGGCAGTGTTCTGCTACAGCGCTGGCAGCAGGGCGAGTGGCAGGATGTCGCTACCGATGCCGCGTTCCAGCTCGCCTTTGCAGCGGATACGCCAGACTCCGGTTATCAAATTGATGAGTCTCAGACCGGGGTGGATACCCCGGAGTCCGGCGACCATGTCGATGGCCTGGCGTTCGAGCCGGAAGAGCGGGCGATCATTCTGATTCCGGGCAGCTGGGTCTGGAATGGCCTTGAAACCATACCGCGTGCGGCCCGTCGCCAGAGCAGCGCTGTGGGTTACATGGTGGAAGAGCAGCTCGCAGAAGATGTCGAGGACCTGCACTTCGTGTGCGAGCCGGTATCGGGGGATCTTTGCAGTGTGATGGCGGTGGCCAGCGACAAGTTGGCAGCACTGAAAGGGCAGGTGGAACGTCTGGGGTGGCCGGTGATAGCGGCGATCCCGGAATATCGCATCCTTGCCGATACGGACAAACGTTCCGCGGTTTGGCTCGATGCCGAACGCGCGCATTTCTGGCAGGCCTGCGGCAAAGGAATGTCGGTAGCACGTCCATTGGCGGGGGTGATCGCCGAGACTCTGTTTGCGCCAGTTGAGGAAACGGTAGAAGAAGGGCCAGGGTCTCCTGAGGCCGACGATGGATCCGATCTGCGGGTGCTGGGTGATGCTACCGAGCTCGAGCTGGCCACTTTTCAGCAGCTGGCTGAGGTGGCTTCCATTGAGGAATCGCCGGAAACGGCTTTCCTGGCGTCGGTTGGTGCCGTGGTTCCCGGCAATCTACTGAGCGGTGATTTCCAGATTGCGCTCAAGTCCGATGCGGGCCCCTGGTGGAAAAAGCCCGCGATCGCGGTGGCGGCCTGTTTTGTCCTGCAGCTGGTCTTTTTTGTCGGTGCCGGCATCTATTACAAAGTTCAGGCAGGCAAGGCCGATGAAGCGGCAAAGGCCCTGTTTACGGAAATCTTCCCCGGCGACAGCCCCAGTGCCGACCTCCGTCGCCAGATCACCGGATACCTGAATCAGGCCTCGGGCGGTGGCGGCGAGTTTGCCGGCCAACTGCAGCAATTGAGTAAAGTCTGGACAACGGGCAAGCCGGGTGAGCTGAAGTTGCAGTCCTTGCGTTTCGACGGCAACCGAGGTGAGCTGGTACTGCAGTTGCGCGCTGCTAATTTGGGGCAGCTTGACTCGGTGGTTGGCAAATTGAGCAGCGGCCAGTTCAAGGCCGAATTGCTGGCCGCAAACGAGCTGGAAGAGGGCGTGTCCGGACGAATTCGCCTCCGGTAA
- the gspM gene encoding type II secretion system protein GspM has protein sequence MKQTIEQWRQKWIALPASDQRALGLLGLFLGTMFIVFGLFQPAQSFFDSARAEAEQSRELLAWIEKQRPQLERIERSSGGQSQAQGTLLQRVTAAANNHKVTIKRFEPEGSGRIRLWIDEARYQDLQPWLNTLLQQRFVIRSVSVDALAEEGMVSARLTLER, from the coding sequence ATGAAACAAACGATTGAACAGTGGCGCCAGAAGTGGATCGCGTTGCCCGCAAGTGACCAGCGGGCGCTGGGTCTGCTGGGGCTTTTTCTGGGCACCATGTTTATTGTGTTTGGGCTTTTTCAGCCTGCCCAATCCTTTTTCGATAGTGCCCGCGCGGAAGCGGAGCAGTCCCGCGAACTTCTCGCGTGGATCGAGAAGCAGCGTCCGCAGTTGGAGCGCATCGAGCGCAGTAGCGGTGGGCAATCTCAAGCCCAGGGAACACTGCTTCAGCGGGTTACCGCGGCAGCGAACAACCACAAGGTGACCATCAAGCGATTCGAGCCTGAAGGCAGCGGCCGTATCCGGTTGTGGATTGATGAAGCCCGCTATCAGGATCTGCAGCCATGGCTCAATACGCTATTGCAGCAGCGCTTTGTGATCCGCTCTGTCAGTGTGGATGCGCTGGCGGAAGAGGGAATGGTGTCGGCACGCCTCACGTTGGAGCGATGA
- a CDS encoding acetyltransferase, with the protein MLLRDSGTNHLIDVADIVTLANPYELTVVGRYLWGEEIQDPEVFDKAQLQFLSGESLPRCWHDSRYRDREVRRIKCGTRIDDSDYYQGA; encoded by the coding sequence ATGCTGCTTCGAGACTCCGGGACCAACCATCTGATTGACGTGGCCGATATCGTCACGCTTGCCAATCCCTACGAATTGACTGTGGTGGGGCGATACCTCTGGGGGGAAGAAATTCAGGACCCGGAGGTGTTCGATAAGGCTCAACTGCAGTTTCTCTCCGGTGAGTCCCTGCCGCGCTGCTGGCATGACAGCCGCTATCGCGATAGGGAGGTCCGTCGTATCAAGTGCGGTACCCGCATCGATGACAGCGACTACTATCAGGGCGCCTGA
- a CDS encoding DUF2788 domain-containing protein: MSFELFEEYSLFLGIGGLILFMIFIVWNLAKESKAGRFGTFILFTALGLGLLGFVVKTVLVEVMGLGQ, translated from the coding sequence ATGAGCTTTGAGTTGTTTGAAGAGTACTCCCTGTTCCTGGGGATCGGCGGGTTAATCCTGTTTATGATCTTTATTGTATGGAACCTGGCCAAGGAGTCCAAAGCCGGGCGTTTCGGTACTTTCATCCTGTTTACCGCCCTTGGGCTAGGCTTGCTGGGCTTTGTGGTGAAAACCGTACTGGTCGAAGTCATGGGATTGGGGCAGTAG
- a CDS encoding hybrid sensor histidine kinase/response regulator: MPLFDHPELKVQKDRKVCRNTDTRIAKYSRRGMLFTLVAFAIAVAIGELRSIAPKLVLVLAIGLVLVTLIRGYYVFRFGHIYATGPKRWRHRYFLASTIAAVWWGVILLSHVFLLGFSPATQFLWLYTVVFCASVASVFSPYHRFLTWFLAGSLVPAALQGFLTADILGAIYGALTLAFVWLMAHQARRESENYWDRVAAMQALQQKASNLAAARKHSEAAVEVTNEFLANVGQEFRSQLSDSLGALALLDGDRLSDRQREWVRLAKNSNNQQLKLVDNVGMFTRVARKDIHLRQAPFNLVRTMEKAFKFAARSAQRQRLEFNFQISEDLPVMVTGDNRKTAQLIRNLVDSATVIAQSGELWGEASFEQLSGEEGQLTLKLVDNGRGEILPDESELFGAFSRMDTTQVTTGLGLNIAKGLAEAMGGYLQLHSSDDGNRYVAVVKFAIEPNQRIYLQADRRLQDTDVLLLHQKGLFVSGIVQMLQSFGMNVTSKNWDDGSTEPMDQLMQAMDRGQLVVLAPAMGDARMLSGITQVITSSQAAPKKFPLLCMGGYGHKLEFTPLAAAEPEAQYLARPVTRKEFHDSVVLRLFGGSKKASRRVVCANAEVNRKRKLLLIEESRQHLGVTEEMLQALGYQVEVVAAVEDALARLPDNNYDLVLVDCQQNTAHSAEIIEQLRLWENEFSPDDRLPIVALTSTTEEQFEGRCLAAGMDDYLTKPLSKDSLAETLERWLGE; this comes from the coding sequence ATGCCATTATTTGATCACCCCGAACTGAAAGTTCAGAAAGATCGCAAGGTATGCCGCAACACGGATACCCGCATCGCCAAGTACTCTCGCAGGGGTATGCTGTTCACTCTGGTGGCGTTTGCCATCGCAGTTGCCATTGGCGAGCTCCGCTCCATCGCGCCGAAACTGGTACTGGTGCTGGCCATCGGTCTGGTGCTGGTAACGCTGATTCGCGGCTACTATGTGTTCCGCTTTGGCCATATCTATGCCACTGGCCCCAAACGTTGGCGACATCGTTATTTTCTTGCATCCACCATTGCTGCCGTTTGGTGGGGTGTGATTCTCCTTAGTCACGTTTTCCTTCTCGGGTTCTCGCCCGCCACCCAATTCCTGTGGCTGTACACCGTGGTTTTTTGCGCGAGTGTCGCCTCGGTATTTTCTCCCTACCACCGTTTCCTCACCTGGTTTCTCGCCGGTTCACTGGTACCGGCTGCCTTGCAGGGGTTCCTGACTGCGGACATTCTCGGTGCGATTTACGGCGCGCTGACACTGGCCTTTGTCTGGTTGATGGCACATCAGGCCCGTCGCGAGTCCGAAAACTACTGGGACCGGGTGGCGGCGATGCAGGCGTTGCAACAAAAAGCGAGCAATCTCGCCGCAGCCCGCAAGCACTCCGAGGCAGCCGTTGAAGTTACCAACGAGTTCCTCGCCAATGTTGGGCAGGAATTCCGCAGTCAGCTATCCGATTCCCTCGGTGCCCTGGCGTTACTGGATGGCGACCGCTTGTCGGACCGTCAGCGGGAGTGGGTGCGGCTGGCGAAAAACTCCAATAACCAGCAGCTGAAGCTGGTCGACAACGTGGGAATGTTTACGCGGGTTGCGCGCAAGGATATTCACCTGCGACAGGCGCCGTTCAATCTCGTGCGCACCATGGAAAAAGCATTCAAGTTCGCCGCGCGCTCCGCCCAGCGACAGCGCCTGGAGTTCAACTTCCAGATCAGTGAGGACCTGCCGGTGATGGTGACCGGCGACAACCGCAAAACCGCCCAGTTGATCCGCAACCTGGTGGATTCCGCAACGGTGATCGCCCAGAGCGGCGAGCTCTGGGGTGAGGCCTCTTTTGAACAATTGAGCGGCGAGGAGGGGCAGCTTACCCTGAAGCTAGTCGACAACGGTCGCGGGGAGATCCTGCCGGACGAATCCGAATTGTTCGGTGCTTTCTCACGCATGGATACTACCCAAGTCACCACTGGCCTCGGTCTGAATATCGCCAAGGGGCTGGCGGAGGCGATGGGTGGCTATCTCCAATTGCACTCGTCGGACGACGGCAACCGATACGTGGCGGTGGTTAAATTTGCGATCGAACCCAATCAGCGAATCTACCTGCAGGCCGATCGTCGCCTGCAGGATACCGATGTGCTACTGCTGCATCAGAAAGGACTGTTCGTCAGCGGTATCGTGCAGATGCTCCAGTCATTCGGCATGAATGTGACCAGCAAAAACTGGGACGATGGCAGCACCGAGCCGATGGATCAGTTGATGCAAGCGATGGACCGTGGCCAGCTGGTGGTTCTGGCTCCGGCCATGGGAGATGCGCGGATGTTGAGTGGGATCACCCAGGTGATTACCTCATCCCAGGCCGCACCCAAGAAGTTCCCACTGCTGTGCATGGGCGGCTATGGCCATAAACTGGAGTTCACGCCGCTGGCGGCGGCGGAGCCGGAAGCCCAGTACCTGGCGCGGCCGGTAACGCGCAAGGAGTTCCACGATTCGGTGGTGCTGCGTTTGTTCGGCGGAAGCAAAAAAGCCAGCCGCCGGGTCGTCTGTGCCAATGCTGAGGTCAACCGGAAGCGCAAGCTGCTGCTGATAGAGGAGTCCCGCCAGCATCTGGGAGTTACCGAAGAGATGTTGCAGGCGCTGGGCTATCAGGTCGAGGTCGTCGCGGCAGTGGAAGACGCGCTGGCCCGTCTGCCGGATAACAATTACGACCTGGTACTGGTGGATTGCCAGCAGAACACCGCGCACAGTGCGGAAATCATTGAGCAGCTGCGTCTTTGGGAAAATGAATTTTCCCCTGATGACCGTCTGCCTATCGTCGCCCTTACCAGTACGACGGAAGAGCAGTTTGAGGGTCGCTGTCTTGCGGCGGGCATGGACGACTATCTCACCAAGCCCCTGAGCAAGGACAGCCTTGCGGAGACGCTCGAGCGCTGGCTCGGTGAGTGA
- a CDS encoding TonB-dependent receptor: MKGFHYSRALLSAAVISAVGTTTPAIAQQTTSSIRGMVTGDAGEPVENATVIITHQPSNSRSVIRSNDGGRFTVSGLRVGGPYTVRVESESGDEVLDGIYLSLGNVMNLPIVLDDGEPSPNNFEEVVVTAEAQLYQNLGSSSVFSEDQIASSATFNRDLKDVIRANPLAVVSPDGSELSIAGTNPKYNSLTVDGVGINDTFGLQSNGYPTNRPPISLDAVEQISIAYAPFDARMGKFTGGNINAVTKSGTNEFSGSVYSESVPWSGTARDDRLPEDGTVTEFDIENEEETYGATFSGALIQDKLFFFSSYENWEEEIAFNYDLNTLSNHQVSTEERDRVLNALQDVYGLSDSVGSAPDPDSDEKLLVKLDWNINDDHRADITYSDQETRSARNFTDNDSTLNLSSNLWTMAQDTTYFSSHLFSDWSDVFSTEINLSYKEYEQASLTNSNWSEINITTEDGYIVAGVDENRHANVLANEVWNFGLHGIYSTANAQYRFGTEIEDTWNYNLYGRHASGTLSFESIEDFENRIASSYQYGNAYTNDIQDIAYDVNGRTYALYSNVSLNPFPGFELVAGLRYETLSIDSAPNANANFAQTYGYTNTENLDGRDILLPRVGFNWELQDNLTLRGGVGRFSGGMPLVWVSNAYTNDGATKDSVYLPGLAGSDVDPTRVPQIALDSLARGAGSTNSISPDFELPSDWRYQLAADYVFDIPGFAEDFNWTTELTYVDRKDSVYWRDLSRVDSGKRIGDRIIWDNLYTGTEFEDNYDLELTNVDNGGRSLILSTALDKAFDNGVSVNLSYTHLDITEVNPGTSSTAESNFQYEVVESRNRPLEGTAYYEIEHRLVLNLGYRREFFQGYATNFNLFVERRSGRPFSWTYDAYRDGDLGDQSNFDDSDVYLAYIPSGADDPNVDFENGLSYAEIMEIARQAGVAGAAGGFVDKYSANMPWVTTMDLAITQEVPGLMPEHRGMVYFTIDNFANLLNDDWGKVYDIQYPQKYLLAYDVNEQGQYLYNEPFGGLDTKNYDRFQAAESTWRVKLGLKYSF, encoded by the coding sequence ATGAAAGGCTTCCATTACTCACGCGCGCTTTTGTCGGCGGCGGTAATCTCCGCGGTGGGCACAACCACACCGGCAATCGCCCAGCAAACCACATCCTCCATCCGAGGAATGGTTACCGGTGATGCGGGAGAGCCCGTAGAAAACGCGACGGTAATCATTACCCATCAACCCTCCAATAGCCGCAGCGTTATTCGCAGCAATGATGGAGGGCGCTTTACCGTATCCGGCCTCAGAGTGGGCGGTCCCTACACAGTACGCGTTGAATCCGAGTCCGGCGACGAGGTGCTAGACGGCATCTATCTTAGCCTCGGTAATGTCATGAATTTGCCGATCGTGTTGGACGATGGCGAGCCTTCGCCAAACAATTTTGAAGAGGTTGTCGTTACCGCAGAAGCGCAACTCTATCAGAACCTCGGTTCCAGCAGTGTTTTCAGCGAAGACCAGATTGCCAGTTCAGCAACGTTCAACCGTGACCTCAAGGACGTCATCCGTGCAAATCCGCTGGCAGTGGTCAGCCCGGATGGCAGTGAACTCAGTATTGCCGGCACTAATCCCAAGTACAACTCACTGACCGTGGACGGTGTGGGCATCAATGATACCTTTGGCCTGCAATCGAATGGATACCCCACCAATCGCCCTCCAATTTCACTGGATGCAGTCGAACAGATCTCAATTGCGTATGCGCCCTTCGATGCACGTATGGGCAAGTTCACCGGCGGCAATATTAATGCGGTCACCAAGTCAGGCACCAACGAATTCAGCGGCAGTGTCTATTCGGAGTCCGTACCCTGGTCCGGTACCGCGCGAGATGATCGACTCCCGGAAGACGGGACTGTGACCGAGTTTGATATAGAAAACGAAGAGGAAACCTATGGCGCCACGTTTAGTGGCGCCCTGATCCAGGACAAACTCTTCTTTTTTTCTTCCTATGAAAATTGGGAGGAAGAGATTGCATTCAACTACGACCTGAACACCCTGAGCAACCATCAAGTCTCTACTGAGGAGCGGGATCGCGTACTGAATGCGCTGCAGGATGTCTACGGCCTCTCCGACAGTGTGGGCTCTGCCCCGGATCCCGATAGTGACGAAAAACTTCTGGTCAAGCTCGACTGGAATATCAACGACGACCATCGTGCGGACATCACCTACAGCGACCAGGAAACCCGTTCAGCCAGGAACTTTACCGACAATGACAGCACCCTGAACCTGTCCTCCAACCTGTGGACCATGGCTCAGGACACTACGTACTTCAGCAGCCATCTATTCTCCGACTGGAGCGATGTATTCAGCACAGAAATAAACCTTTCCTACAAGGAGTACGAGCAGGCCTCGCTCACCAACAGCAACTGGAGTGAGATCAATATCACTACCGAGGACGGCTATATCGTTGCCGGCGTGGATGAGAACCGTCATGCAAATGTGCTCGCCAATGAAGTCTGGAACTTCGGCCTCCACGGCATCTATAGCACAGCGAATGCCCAGTACCGCTTCGGCACCGAGATCGAAGACACCTGGAATTACAACCTCTACGGTCGCCACGCTTCAGGCACCCTGAGCTTTGAAAGTATTGAAGACTTCGAGAATCGCATTGCAAGTAGCTACCAGTACGGCAACGCCTATACCAACGACATCCAGGATATCGCTTACGATGTCAATGGTCGCACCTATGCGCTTTATTCCAATGTCAGCCTGAATCCCTTCCCCGGTTTTGAACTGGTTGCCGGACTGCGATATGAAACCCTGAGTATCGATAGTGCGCCGAACGCAAACGCCAATTTTGCGCAGACTTACGGCTACACCAATACTGAAAACCTGGATGGACGGGATATCTTGCTACCCCGTGTCGGCTTTAACTGGGAACTGCAGGATAACCTGACACTGCGCGGCGGAGTTGGCCGCTTCAGCGGCGGCATGCCGCTGGTCTGGGTCTCAAATGCCTACACCAATGACGGCGCCACCAAGGACTCGGTATATTTGCCGGGGCTGGCCGGCTCGGACGTAGATCCTACCCGCGTGCCCCAAATCGCCCTGGATAGCCTTGCGCGTGGTGCGGGAAGTACCAACAGCATCTCCCCGGACTTTGAGCTTCCATCCGACTGGCGCTACCAGCTGGCAGCGGACTATGTGTTTGACATACCCGGTTTTGCCGAAGACTTTAACTGGACCACCGAGCTGACCTATGTTGATCGCAAGGACAGCGTCTACTGGCGGGATCTGTCCCGCGTGGACAGCGGTAAACGAATTGGCGACAGGATCATCTGGGATAACCTGTATACCGGCACAGAATTTGAAGACAATTACGACCTCGAACTCACCAACGTGGATAACGGGGGCCGCAGCCTGATCCTGTCTACTGCGCTTGACAAGGCATTCGACAATGGCGTTTCGGTCAATCTCTCCTACACCCACCTGGACATTACCGAGGTAAACCCCGGCACCAGTTCGACGGCGGAATCCAATTTCCAGTATGAAGTGGTGGAAAGCCGCAATCGCCCTCTGGAGGGTACTGCGTACTATGAAATCGAGCACCGCCTGGTTTTAAACCTGGGTTATCGCCGGGAGTTTTTCCAAGGCTACGCAACCAACTTCAATCTGTTTGTCGAGCGCCGCTCGGGACGTCCGTTTTCCTGGACTTACGATGCCTACCGGGATGGCGACCTCGGAGACCAGAGCAACTTCGATGACTCCGATGTGTATCTGGCCTACATTCCATCCGGCGCTGACGATCCCAATGTGGACTTCGAAAACGGTCTGAGTTATGCGGAGATAATGGAGATCGCGCGACAGGCAGGGGTTGCCGGTGCTGCGGGTGGTTTCGTCGACAAGTATTCCGCCAACATGCCGTGGGTCACCACCATGGACCTGGCCATTACCCAGGAGGTACCGGGGTTGATGCCTGAGCACCGTGGAATGGTGTATTTCACAATCGACAACTTCGCCAATCTGCTCAACGACGACTGGGGTAAGGTGTACGATATCCAGTACCCGCAGAAGTACCTGCTGGCCTATGACGTGAATGAACAGGGCCAGTACTTATACAACGAGCCGTTTGGTGGCCTGGATACCAAAAACTATGATCGCTTCCAGGCTGCAGAATCCACCTGGCGCGTGAAGCTGGGGCTGAAATACAGTTTCTGA
- a CDS encoding S1/P1 nuclease, with product MAWGADGHRVTGAIAWELLDAGTQTEVSRLLRLKGETSLAEAGTWADRIRGETHYEWAAPMHYINLPVSWDAYEEARDCPEQGCILQAIDTFTERLKNRGLSDEERAEALLFLVHFVEDVHQPMHTGLRADRGGNDVEVRFYGFPTNLHALWDTYLPAGFIHDWQSFALSQVDQLDRREVTQTPLANPSTWAGESHRLAHTVAYTDQSELGEGYYRKNKPVVELRLRQGGIRLARVLNEALATSQKPDYMER from the coding sequence ATGGCCTGGGGTGCTGACGGACATCGCGTAACCGGCGCTATTGCCTGGGAATTACTTGATGCCGGGACGCAAACAGAGGTTTCGCGTCTACTCAGGCTAAAAGGAGAGACCAGTCTTGCAGAAGCGGGTACCTGGGCGGATCGGATACGTGGTGAAACACATTATGAATGGGCTGCGCCAATGCATTACATCAATTTGCCGGTTTCCTGGGATGCATACGAAGAAGCTCGGGATTGCCCGGAGCAGGGGTGCATTCTTCAGGCCATTGATACTTTCACTGAAAGACTTAAAAATCGGGGGCTCAGTGATGAGGAGCGTGCGGAAGCACTGCTTTTTCTGGTGCACTTTGTGGAAGACGTACATCAGCCGATGCATACTGGCCTGAGAGCGGATCGCGGTGGTAACGATGTCGAAGTACGTTTCTATGGATTCCCCACCAACCTGCACGCACTTTGGGATACCTACCTGCCGGCGGGGTTCATCCATGACTGGCAGTCATTCGCGCTTTCCCAGGTAGATCAGCTTGATCGACGTGAGGTGACACAGACTCCGCTTGCCAACCCCAGTACCTGGGCGGGGGAATCCCACCGCCTTGCACACACCGTTGCCTATACGGACCAGAGCGAGCTTGGTGAGGGCTATTATCGCAAAAACAAGCCGGTGGTCGAGTTACGCCTGCGTCAGGGTGGGATTCGCCTGGCACGGGTCCTGAACGAGGCGCTCGCCACTTCGCAAAAGCCGGATTACATGGAACGCTGA